The Corvus moneduloides isolate bCorMon1 chromosome 5, bCorMon1.pri, whole genome shotgun sequence genome includes a region encoding these proteins:
- the LOC116443722 gene encoding uncharacterized protein LOC116443722 gives MEASLTCAVCLSLLEEPVTLPLCSHNFCRGCVVECLASAEAARLRQLQRSPGQARLGRGAPGPGPGPSCGRVPCPLCRKLCPLPRGGVAALPVNTTLAEIVKLYRSGAAGAATAGEAALGPKPGSDLVSPQAFGGSCQKHPSRPVQLYCRMCRQAGCGQCVSEEHQGIFHSVNLIDTVYQEEKLTFFSTLKQMRIINEKLVNEISKRPTHTDMMLKNDTEIIELKFGEIFKTLEMKKKQLLEDLENQRVKKEKEFQIWKKMKETHKKTIENFLKDCEKLVHECDPQCFLEVACGLNTRMKTQLDVMNIASNWEKPPVYMPKTIDIKSVVNEILALELAPVNASIVQELPYEGNESSILFKDTLKQWQDQKNMPGTFLPVAGQDEADGSRIPTRFMSISEMSAFQNMSHEELRYKYYMELQKLSNVFKTPNFPANKKYKFVTADTSKDKSSGTSSMSSPTKANNTDKIKMGILRRADGFDKRSFSGSSAHSIPPTNMIFSETNGDLKLFHEGSAQEVSAPALSETSPDLLGKEKLPRQASAGTVFNKIDSNSSTSSDFKPAATVAVTVSNSESVDVSAERPSGVPFTFNASNNSLPRFSKGRGTFSFKKQDKKCAFPQFYLGRCDKLDKTNNQDNYGPETKNVVCDASTSPNLDSAESEKPHVLFPFGNSESSWFAGSEVSNSCTVLPLSSYFSQSEMPSDKKRLSHVREKTPCAKEPAGYGTQKPPVIGQQKPHTSESSTTVACSASETNTGAGVNGVSKTPLPTSNFSFSFKTNFPLPSPVFSFGGIVRNTSDLLTSSMFFSGNGTEKMDKEKMKSPDKTLLNLEKPVSSECAEPAFLQGHSKCEGSCLPVNSSENAGSAETLGDGNTPYQPLCSGVLPAECENASSTQLITATQQETKEKDEKTIAENNCVCPGREDKPEPVQFQNTACSGTCSDPSLGGSVLAVSETGGILKDSTSDT, from the exons ATGGAGGCGAGCCTGACGTGCGCCGTGTGCCTGTCGCTGTTGGAGGAGCCGGTGACGCTGCCGCTGTGCTCGCACAACTTCTGCCGGGGCTGCGTGGTAGAGTGCCTGGCCTCGGCTGAGGCCGCCCGCCTGCGGCAGCTGCAGCGGAGCCCGGGGCAGGCCCGTCTCGGCCGCGGGgcgccgggcccgggcccgggcCCGTCCTGCGGCCGGGTGCCGTGTCCGCTGTGCAGGAAGTTGTGCCCTCTGCCCCGCGGCGGCGTCGCCGCCCTGCCCGTCAACACCACCCTGGCGGAGATAGTCAAGCTCTACCGGTCCGGTGCGGCGGGCGCCGCCACGGCCGGGGAGGCGGCGCTGGGGCCGAAGCCGGGATCGGACCTGGTCTCCCCGCAGGCGTTCGGAGGAAGCTGCCAGAAACACCCGAGCCGGCCGGTGCAGCTCTACTGCCGCATGTGCCGGCAGGCGGGGTGCGGGCAGTGCGTCTCCGAGGAGCATCAGGGCATCTTCCACTCTGTCAATCTCATAGACACGGTGTACCAGGAAGAGAAA TTAACCTTCTTTAGCACTCTGAAACAAATGAGGATAATAAATGAGAAGCTGGTGAATGAGATCTCAAAACGACCGACTCATACAGAT ATGATGCTGAAAAATGATACCGAGATAATTGAGCTGAAATTTGGAGAAATTTTCAAAActctagaaatgaaaaaaaagcaattactAGAAGATCTTGAAAATCAAAGagttaaaaaagagaaagaatttcagatttggaagaaaatgaaagaaactcACAAGAAGACTATTGAGAATTTTTTGAAGGATTGTGAAAAGCTTGTCCATGAGTGTGATCCTCAGTGTTTCCTGGAG GTGGCCTGTGGCTTGAATACAAG aatGAAAACTCAGCTTGATGTGATGAATATAGCATCCAACTGGGAAAAACCACCAGTGTATATGCCAAAGACAATAGATATCAAATCTGTGGTTAATGAAATCTTAGCATTGGAGTTAGCACCTGTTAATGCAAGCATTGTTCAAG AGCTACCTTATGAAGGAAATGAGAGCTCAATTCTATTTAAAGATACCTTAAAGCAGTGGCAGGACCAGAAGAATATGCCCGGCACATTTCTT cctgTAGCAGGACAGGATGAAGCAGACGGTAGCAGGATCCCCACTCGATTTATGTCAATATCAGAAATGTCAGCATTTCAAAATATGAGTCATGAG GAGTTACGTTACAAATACTATATGGAACTTCAGAAGCTCTCCAATGTGTTTAAGACTCCAAATTTCCCTGCaaataaaaagtataaattTGTAACTGCTGACACCTCCAAGGATAAGTCCTCAGGAACTTCTTCTATGTCTTCACCTACCAAAGCAAATaacacagataaaataaaaatgggaattctACGAAGAGCAGATGGCTTTGACAAAAGAAGCTTTTCTGGAAGCAGTGCTCATAGCATTCCACCCACAAATAtgattttttctgaaacaaatggtgacttaaaattatttcatgagGGAAGTGCGCAGGAAGTGTCTGCTCCAGCCTTGTCAGAAACTTCTCCAGACTTGTTAGGTAAAGAAAAATTGCCAAGACAAGCATCAGCAGGTactgttttcaataaaattgaCTCAAATTCTAGCACTTCATCAGACTTTAAGCCAGCAGCAACAGTGGCTGTTACTGTTTCAAATTCAGAATCTGTAGATGTTTCAGCAGAGAGACCTTCAGGTGTACCTTTTACTTTCAATGCATCTAACAACTCATTACCAAGATTTAGTAAAGGTAGAGgtacattttcctttaaaaagcaagaCAAGAAATGtgctttccctcagttttattTAGGGAGATGTGATAAGCTGGATAAAACCAATAACCAGGATAATTATGGTCCTGAAACCAAAAACGTAGTTTGTGATGCTTCAACCAGTCCTAATTTAGACTCAGCAGAAAGTGAGAAACCACACGTTTTGTTTCCCTTTGGCAATTCAGAAAGCAGCTGGTTTGCAGGATCAGAAGTCAGCAATTCATGTACGGTGTTACCATTATCGTCATATTTTAGCCAGTCTGAGATGCCATCTGACAAAAAAAGATTATCTcatgtgagggaaaaaacaCCCTGTGCAAAGGAACCTGCAGGATATGGTACACAGAAACCACCTGTCATAGGGCAACAAAAACCTCACACTTCAGAATCCAGCACAACTGTAGCTTGCAGTGCTTCAGAAACCAACACTGGAGCTGGGGTGAATGGTGTCTCCAAGACGCCCCTTCCCAccagtaatttttcattttcttttaaaactaaCTTTCCATTGCCTTCACCAGTATTTTCATTTGGAGGCATTGTCAGAAATACCTCTGATTTGCTGACTTcttccatgtttttttctggaaacgGAACAGAAAAAATGGATAAGGAGAAGATGAAATCTCCTGACAAAACACTTCTGAATCTAGAGAAACCTGTATCTTCAGAGTGTGCAGAGCCTGCTTTTCTTCAGGGTCATTCAAAATGTGAAGGCTCATGTTTGCCTGTGAACTCATCTGAAAACGCTGGAAGTGCAGAAACGCTTGGTGATGGTAACACTCCTTATCAGCCGTTATGTTCAGGAGTCCTTCCCGCTGAATGTGAGAATGCATCTTCCACTCAACTCATTACAGCAACACaacaagaaacaaaggaaaaagatgaaaaaactaTTGCTGAAAACAACTGTGTGTGTCCTGGAAGGGAGGATAAACCTGAGCCTGTACAGTTTCAGAATACAGCTTGTTCTGGCACATGCAGTGATCCATCTTTAGGAGGTTCTGTGCTTGCAGTAAGTGAGACAGGAGGAATCCTAAAAGACAGCACTTCGGACACTTAA